The Engystomops pustulosus chromosome 4, aEngPut4.maternal, whole genome shotgun sequence genome contains a region encoding:
- the SWSAP1 gene encoding ATPase SWSAP1 yields the protein MSLTLLRLLRELSGAPEPGDVGAAGCGPHGPPALVLASPECGISGLMFMAAALAAEEEGAVLYLCPQPLQTVPNMGRAARDPLVLKQIRFVYPPSMKDLLQFFSSLHLMSPPPSLIMVDGLERYLPPTCSLQDGARICALMLDSVSHLGCGLLVSAAPSSEGTDGAFLAVERYFPNQFVVYHDLCPEGKKQTFKMSFMSPRPRWNLRIKEDGSLGVSPCITVEDHSPNVQN from the exons ATGTCTCTGACGCTGCTCCGGTTACTGAGGGAGCTGAGCGGCGCCCCGGAGCCCGGTGATGTGGGGGCTGCAGGATGTGGACCCCATGGACCTCCGGCGCTGGTCCTGGCGTCCCCGGAGTGCGGTATAAGCGGCCTTATGTTTATGGCGGCGGCTCTggccgcagaggaggagggagccgtGCTGTACCTGTGCCCGCAGCCGCTGCAGACTGTACCCAACATGGGCAGAGCGGCCCGGGACCCGCTCGTACTCAAG CAAATCCGCTTTGTTTACCCCCCTTCTATGAAGGATCTTCTTCAGTTCTTCTCTTCGCTTCATCTaatgtctcctcctccttccctcaTCATGGTTGACGGGCTTGAGCGATACCTTCCTCCTACGTGCAGCCTCCAGGATGGAGCTCGTATTTGCGCATTGATGTTGGACTCAGTTTCCCACTTAGGCTGCGGCCTCCTAGTATCTGCGGCACCGAGCTCTGAGGGAACTGATGGGGCATTTCTGGCCGTTGAAAGATACTTCCCAAATCAGTTTGTGGTGTATCATGATCTGTGTCCTGAGGGTAAGAAGCAGACGTTTAAGATGAGCTTCATGTCTCCGAGACCTCGGTGGAACCTACGCATCAAGGAAGATGGGAGTCTAGGAGTCAGTCCTTGCATCACCGTAGAGGATCACAGCCCTAACGTACAGAACTAA